A region from the Streptosporangium sp. NBC_01756 genome encodes:
- the urtB gene encoding urea ABC transporter permease subunit UrtB has translation MEAFLNQLPIGLSIGAVLLLIALGLTFTFGQMGVINMAHGEFIMAGAYTAYLLQDLTGRTAVIVALPVAFLVAGLMGLILERTAIRHFYGRPLDTLLLTWGVSLVLQQLARDLFGAPNVQVQAPAWLRGGIGMLPYNRLFIFALALATVAGIWAYMNRTGQGRRMQAVMQNRRLAAVSGINTGRVDQRTFFIGSGLAGVAGVALTLVGPVGPALGTYYIVDAFLVVVAGGLGQLRGAVIAAAGLGLLNSYAEFWTDASLAKVIVFAGVIAFLQFRPQGLFVLRSRALS, from the coding sequence GTGGAGGCGTTTCTCAACCAGCTGCCGATCGGCCTGTCGATCGGCGCGGTGCTGCTCCTCATCGCTCTCGGGCTGACCTTCACGTTCGGCCAGATGGGTGTGATCAACATGGCCCACGGCGAGTTCATCATGGCCGGGGCGTACACGGCCTACCTGCTGCAGGACCTCACCGGCCGGACGGCCGTGATCGTCGCCCTCCCGGTGGCCTTCCTGGTCGCCGGGCTGATGGGGCTCATCCTGGAACGGACCGCCATCCGGCACTTCTACGGCCGCCCACTCGACACCCTGCTGCTCACCTGGGGCGTCAGCCTCGTGCTCCAGCAGCTCGCCCGCGACCTGTTCGGAGCGCCCAACGTCCAGGTCCAGGCCCCGGCCTGGCTGCGGGGCGGAATCGGCATGCTGCCCTACAACCGGCTGTTCATCTTCGCCCTGGCGCTCGCCACCGTCGCCGGCATCTGGGCCTATATGAACCGCACCGGCCAGGGCCGCCGGATGCAGGCCGTGATGCAGAACCGGCGGCTCGCCGCGGTCAGCGGCATCAACACCGGCCGGGTGGACCAGCGGACCTTCTTCATCGGCTCCGGTCTCGCCGGGGTGGCCGGGGTGGCCCTCACCCTGGTCGGCCCGGTCGGTCCGGCGCTGGGCACCTACTACATCGTCGACGCCTTCCTGGTGGTCGTCGCCGGCGGGCTCGGCCAGCTCCGCGGCGCCGTCATCGCCGCCGCCGGGCTCGGCCTGCTGAACTCCTACGCCGAGTTCTGGACCGATGCCAGCCTGGCCAAGGTGATCGTGTTCGCCGGGGTCATCGCCTTCCTCCAGTTCCGGCCCCAGGGGTTGTTCGTCCTCCGATCGAGGGCGCTGTCGTGA
- the urtC gene encoding urea ABC transporter permease subunit UrtC: protein MNLARLRGPAVFAAVAVLALVVAPLLLEPFRLGLLAKYLCFAIVALGIGLAWGQGGMLALGHGVFFGLGGYAMGMHLKLVDARGELPDFMVWSGVEHLPALWKPFANPVFALAMVVVGPMLIATLLGLLVFRQRVRGAYFAILTQALAAAFVILLVGQQGLTGGTNGLTNFFDLFGRDLAADSTQRGLYFVVAVVLGLLYLGARQLVNSRFGRLLVAVRDGEDRVRFLGYDPAVVKTVTFAISAGMAGLAGALFVPVVGIISPALLGVVPSLELVVGVAVGGRSVLAGAVLGAVVMGYAKTSFSEQFADGWLYLQGALFVLVMTLAPRGILGLAATARDALGRRGGGGRTGPATRSAEPGAARVMEEVG, encoded by the coding sequence GTGAACCTCGCACGTCTGAGAGGACCGGCCGTCTTCGCGGCGGTGGCCGTGCTCGCCCTGGTCGTCGCGCCACTCCTGCTGGAGCCCTTCCGGCTCGGCCTGCTGGCCAAATACCTCTGCTTCGCGATCGTCGCCCTCGGCATCGGTCTCGCCTGGGGGCAGGGCGGCATGCTGGCCCTGGGACATGGCGTGTTCTTCGGGCTCGGCGGCTACGCGATGGGCATGCACCTGAAGCTGGTGGACGCCCGGGGAGAGCTGCCCGACTTCATGGTGTGGAGCGGGGTCGAGCACCTGCCCGCGCTCTGGAAACCGTTCGCCAACCCGGTGTTCGCGCTGGCCATGGTCGTTGTCGGGCCGATGCTGATCGCCACCCTGCTGGGGCTGCTGGTGTTCCGGCAACGGGTACGCGGCGCGTACTTCGCGATCCTCACCCAGGCACTCGCCGCCGCGTTCGTCATACTGCTCGTCGGGCAGCAGGGCCTGACCGGAGGCACCAACGGGCTGACCAACTTCTTCGACCTGTTCGGCCGGGACCTGGCGGCGGACTCCACCCAGCGCGGGCTGTATTTCGTGGTCGCGGTCGTGCTCGGCCTGCTCTACCTCGGTGCGCGGCAGTTGGTGAACAGCCGTTTCGGGCGGCTGCTCGTCGCGGTCAGGGACGGCGAGGACCGGGTCAGGTTCCTCGGCTACGACCCGGCCGTCGTCAAGACGGTCACCTTCGCGATCTCGGCGGGCATGGCCGGGCTCGCGGGCGCACTGTTCGTGCCGGTCGTCGGGATCATCTCACCCGCGCTGCTGGGTGTGGTCCCCTCGCTCGAACTGGTGGTCGGGGTGGCGGTGGGCGGCCGGTCGGTGCTGGCCGGCGCCGTCCTGGGAGCGGTGGTCATGGGATACGCCAAGACGTCCTTCAGCGAGCAGTTCGCCGACGGCTGGCTGTACCTGCAGGGCGCGCTGTTCGTCCTCGTCATGACCCTGGCGCCCAGGGGGATCCTCGGCCTGGCGGCGACGGCGCGCGACGCCCTCGGCCGCCGCGGGGGAGGTGGCCGCACCGGTCCGGCCACCCGGTCCGCCGAGCCGGGCGCGGCCCGGGTGATGGAGGAGGTCGGATGA
- the urtD gene encoding urea ABC transporter ATP-binding protein UrtD, with the protein MSPMIEIRGLEVVFDGFRAIDGIDLTVEQGELRFLIGPNGAGKTTLVDVITGLTRPSAGEVRLGGRDLTGLREHQIVRLGVGRTFQTSVVFEELTVLENLDLAASFRLPLWSLARRRRGAGEAVTEALETTGLGPLTDRPAGVLSHGQRQWLEIGMLLAQRPRLLLLDEPVAGMSTEERERTGELLTSVARDHTVIVIEHDMEFLRRYASQVTVLHEGKVLVEGSVEQVRGDPRVQEVYLGRRPSDAVGTGS; encoded by the coding sequence ATGAGTCCGATGATCGAGATACGCGGGCTTGAGGTGGTGTTCGACGGTTTCCGGGCCATCGACGGCATCGACCTGACCGTCGAGCAGGGGGAGCTGCGGTTCCTGATCGGCCCCAACGGAGCGGGTAAGACGACCCTCGTCGACGTCATCACCGGCCTCACCCGTCCGTCCGCGGGCGAGGTCAGGCTCGGCGGCCGGGACCTGACCGGCCTGCGCGAGCACCAGATCGTCCGGCTCGGCGTCGGGCGGACCTTCCAGACCTCGGTGGTCTTCGAGGAGCTCACGGTCCTGGAGAACCTCGACCTGGCCGCCTCGTTCCGCCTCCCGCTCTGGTCCCTGGCCCGGCGCAGGCGCGGTGCCGGAGAAGCCGTCACCGAGGCGCTGGAGACGACCGGGCTGGGGCCGTTGACCGACCGGCCCGCCGGGGTGCTCTCCCATGGGCAGCGGCAGTGGCTGGAGATCGGCATGCTGCTCGCCCAGCGGCCCCGGCTGCTCCTGCTCGACGAGCCGGTGGCCGGGATGTCGACGGAGGAGCGTGAGCGCACCGGCGAGCTGCTGACGTCGGTGGCGCGCGATCACACGGTGATCGTGATCGAACACGACATGGAGTTCCTGCGCAGGTACGCCTCGCAGGTCACGGTCCTGCACGAAGGCAAGGTGCTGGTCGAGGGGTCGGTCGAGCAGGTGCGCGGCGACCCTCGCGTGCAGGAGGTCTATCTCGGAAGGAGGCCGAGCGATGCTGTCGGTACAGGATCTTGA
- the urtE gene encoding urea ABC transporter ATP-binding subunit UrtE: MLSVQDLDAGYGRARVLFGISLEVEPGQLVCVMGRNGVGKTTLLDTVMGVLGATAGSVTFDGRDVTRLAPHERVRLGMAYVPQGHETFPQLSVLGNLLVTLEAAGGPQEALEQALETFPRLKPLLKRRAGFLSGGQQQQLAIARALVTRPRLLILDEPTEGVQPSIVIEIEEAIERLHGSGLAVLLVEQYVDVALRLADRFLILDAGRVVHSGAAEELRGEEVHRLLAV, translated from the coding sequence ATGCTGTCGGTACAGGATCTTGACGCCGGGTACGGCAGGGCCCGGGTGCTGTTCGGGATCTCTCTGGAGGTCGAACCCGGCCAGCTCGTCTGCGTGATGGGCCGCAACGGCGTGGGAAAGACCACCCTGCTCGACACGGTGATGGGGGTGCTCGGGGCGACCGCGGGATCGGTCACCTTCGACGGACGCGACGTGACCCGCCTCGCGCCGCACGAACGGGTACGGCTCGGCATGGCCTACGTCCCCCAGGGCCATGAGACCTTTCCCCAGCTCAGCGTCCTGGGCAACCTGCTGGTGACGTTGGAGGCCGCGGGCGGTCCGCAGGAGGCGCTGGAGCAGGCCCTGGAGACCTTCCCCCGCCTCAAGCCCCTGCTCAAGCGCCGTGCCGGATTCCTGTCCGGTGGTCAGCAGCAGCAGCTCGCCATCGCCCGCGCGCTGGTCACCCGGCCCAGGCTGCTCATCCTGGACGAGCCCACCGAGGGCGTCCAGCCGTCCATCGTCATCGAGATCGAGGAGGCGATCGAGCGCCTGCACGGCTCGGGGCTCGCCGTGCTGCTGGTCGAGCAGTACGTGGATGTGGCCCTGCGCCTGGCGGACCGCTTCCTGATCCTCGACGCCGGGCGCGTCGTCCATTCGGGGGCGGCCGAGGAACTCCGCGGCGAGGAGGTCCACCGCCTGCTCGCGGTCTGA
- a CDS encoding serine/threonine-protein kinase, with amino-acid sequence MDRVIGPYRVVRGLGQGSTGEVFLARDPDGRQVAVKLVHPHLAVGPVFRQRFQPEAVAASRAARSCIAPVLDTRLDGDQAYLVTEYVDGPDLRRRVESDGPLTGSALDTLAVSTAVALQAVHAAGVVHRNLRPSAVLLGPLGPRVIGFGVAHLTGRAGTPWYVSPEETRGEEVGAASDVFAWGGVVLYAATGRAPSGGGTGLYGDHVGPGLTGLHGNGLEPGPAVPPGGSVEPDLSGLHGPLRDLAGRALAWDPAHRPSVHDILRILTGAANPITSLAPPLAPPSPQDMGPLDLPTNPALPRIPLAGPDPRLSHPPGPPAVKERPPALPATRERPPGPPAVRERPPALPAVRERPPALPAVRERPAARPPGPAPVGASSTRWQRSVALPLAGGVAVALVIAGVSFFLPDDSATVDREPPTQPAVELSGPAGPTDFPPLSTPATPSPSTTTAPSAAPSPSATTTTAAEPAAARTLPFTDDFSGPQSGWTVAARGRGKHRPVRGAYRIVAASDDYLPLIAPVSTPVKNTTITAKLQMLDGEGTFGVFCRGLNRGARRYEFSITSDGAASIAKSGESPATVKRGRVPGYHPGRLVSLQATCRSVAAGTSLSLRVNGRQVVSRIDRKDAFASGSIGMFAHAAGGGSGVEVSFNSFEALPLNR; translated from the coding sequence ATGGATCGTGTCATTGGGCCGTACCGCGTGGTGCGCGGGCTCGGGCAGGGCAGCACGGGCGAGGTGTTCCTCGCCCGTGACCCCGACGGCCGCCAGGTCGCCGTCAAGCTCGTCCACCCGCACCTGGCCGTCGGGCCGGTGTTCCGGCAGCGGTTCCAGCCGGAGGCGGTCGCCGCCTCCCGTGCCGCCAGGTCCTGCATCGCCCCGGTTCTGGACACCAGGCTCGACGGTGACCAGGCCTACCTGGTCACCGAGTACGTCGACGGTCCGGACCTGCGCCGGCGGGTCGAATCCGACGGCCCTCTCACCGGTTCGGCCCTGGACACGCTGGCCGTCTCCACCGCCGTCGCCCTGCAGGCCGTCCACGCCGCCGGGGTCGTGCACCGCAACCTGCGGCCGTCCGCCGTCCTGCTGGGTCCGCTCGGGCCGAGGGTGATCGGCTTCGGCGTCGCCCATCTCACCGGCCGGGCGGGCACACCCTGGTACGTGTCGCCGGAGGAGACGCGGGGCGAGGAGGTCGGCGCCGCGTCGGACGTGTTCGCCTGGGGCGGTGTCGTCCTGTACGCGGCGACCGGCCGTGCCCCGTCCGGTGGCGGCACGGGGCTGTACGGTGACCACGTCGGACCCGGCCTGACCGGACTGCACGGCAACGGCCTCGAGCCCGGCCCGGCCGTACCGCCCGGTGGCAGCGTCGAGCCGGACCTGAGCGGGCTGCACGGTCCGCTCCGCGACCTGGCCGGGCGCGCCCTCGCCTGGGATCCCGCGCACCGCCCGAGCGTGCATGACATCCTCAGGATCCTGACGGGCGCCGCCAACCCCATCACGTCCCTCGCCCCGCCGCTCGCCCCGCCGAGCCCGCAGGACATGGGACCACTCGACCTTCCCACCAACCCGGCCCTCCCCCGCATCCCGCTCGCCGGGCCGGACCCGCGCCTCTCCCACCCCCCTGGTCCACCCGCCGTGAAGGAACGGCCCCCCGCGCTCCCCGCCACGAGGGAACGGCCTCCCGGCCCGCCCGCCGTGCGGGAACGGCCCCCCGCGCTCCCCGCCGTAAGAGAACGGCCCCCCGCGCTCCCCGCCGTAAGAGAACGGCCGGCGGCTCGCCCGCCGGGCCCGGCCCCGGTGGGCGCCTCCTCGACGAGGTGGCAGCGGTCGGTCGCCCTTCCCCTCGCCGGAGGGGTGGCGGTCGCGCTGGTCATCGCCGGTGTCTCCTTCTTCCTCCCGGACGACAGCGCGACGGTCGACCGCGAGCCCCCGACGCAACCGGCCGTCGAGCTGAGCGGTCCGGCCGGGCCCACGGACTTCCCGCCGCTCTCCACGCCCGCGACCCCGTCGCCGTCCACCACCACGGCACCGTCCGCCGCCCCTTCGCCGTCCGCCACCACCACGACGGCGGCGGAGCCCGCAGCGGCACGGACCCTGCCGTTCACGGACGACTTCAGCGGCCCGCAAAGCGGCTGGACCGTGGCGGCGCGGGGCAGGGGCAAGCACCGGCCGGTCCGGGGCGCCTACCGGATCGTCGCCGCGTCGGACGACTACCTCCCGCTCATCGCCCCGGTGAGCACCCCGGTGAAGAACACCACCATCACCGCGAAACTCCAGATGCTGGATGGCGAAGGCACCTTCGGCGTCTTCTGCCGCGGCCTGAACAGGGGCGCCCGGCGCTACGAGTTCTCGATCACCAGCGACGGCGCCGCCTCCATCGCCAAGAGCGGCGAGTCGCCCGCCACGGTGAAACGCGGCCGCGTGCCCGGTTACCACCCCGGCCGGCTCGTCAGCCTGCAGGCGACCTGCCGCAGCGTCGCGGCGGGGACCAGCCTGAGCCTGCGCGTCAACGGCAGGCAGGTCGTCTCCCGGATCGACAGGAAGGACGCGTTCGCTTCCGGCTCCATCGGCATGTTCGCCCACGCGGCGGGCGGCGGCTCCGGCGTGGAGGTCAGCTTCAACTCCTTCGAGGCGCTGCCGCTGAACCGGTGA
- a CDS encoding transporter substrate-binding domain-containing protein, with the protein MARPAEDPPVPSEGPDIRLGPEPGPPSAFGIPSEPVRPPRIRRFRLAAWVALILAALVVGASVMWVNGPPTEAELREQAGLFTKDRLRIGVKADTPGIALQEKTGRRAFTGFDIQIAYLVAADLGYPPDKVDFLAIETEDRARMQALDDRGRFVRVDLVVASFSVTRARREDPAVGFSTPYLYTEQSVVTRSVPPVKITSLGQLAGEKVCTLGTSTSEKELESATRAVVTAKNLISDCMTGLRGNEFDAVTTDAAILAGFVAESPGELSHHDIALEKTEMWAVNAGSNHALRTLVDLALYRSYADPQDQRWEEAYRTYLDPLLTASPSVNVAQAEQPCALPPAVRRWPWERTLPVQECPSR; encoded by the coding sequence GTGGCAAGGCCGGCAGAGGATCCGCCGGTCCCCTCCGAAGGCCCCGACATCCGGCTCGGGCCGGAGCCCGGGCCGCCATCGGCCTTCGGCATCCCGTCCGAGCCCGTCCGGCCGCCACGGATAAGACGGTTCCGGCTCGCGGCGTGGGTCGCCCTGATCCTGGCCGCGCTCGTGGTCGGGGCATCCGTCATGTGGGTGAACGGGCCACCCACCGAGGCCGAGTTGCGGGAGCAGGCCGGGCTGTTCACCAAGGACAGGCTCCGGATCGGGGTGAAGGCCGACACCCCGGGCATCGCCCTCCAGGAGAAGACCGGCAGGCGTGCCTTCACGGGGTTCGACATCCAGATCGCCTACCTGGTCGCCGCAGATCTGGGCTACCCGCCGGACAAGGTCGACTTCCTGGCCATCGAGACCGAGGACAGGGCGCGCATGCAGGCCCTGGACGACAGGGGCCGGTTCGTCAGGGTGGATCTCGTGGTCGCCAGCTTCAGCGTGACGCGCGCCCGGCGGGAGGACCCCGCCGTCGGATTCTCCACCCCCTACCTCTACACCGAGCAGTCCGTGGTGACCAGGTCCGTTCCGCCGGTGAAGATCACCTCGTTGGGTCAGCTGGCGGGTGAGAAGGTCTGCACGCTCGGCACCTCCACCTCCGAGAAGGAGTTGGAGAGCGCGACCAGGGCCGTCGTCACCGCCAAGAACCTGATCAGTGACTGCATGACGGGTCTGAGGGGGAACGAGTTCGACGCGGTGACCACCGACGCGGCCATCCTGGCCGGGTTCGTCGCCGAGTCCCCCGGAGAGCTCAGCCACCATGACATCGCGCTGGAGAAGACCGAGATGTGGGCCGTCAACGCCGGCTCCAACCACGCGCTGCGGACCCTGGTCGACCTCGCCCTCTACCGTTCCTACGCCGACCCCCAGGATCAGAGGTGGGAAGAGGCCTACCGGACCTACCTCGACCCGCTGCTGACGGCCAGTCCCAGCGTGAACGTCGCCCAGGCGGAGCAGCCCTGCGCACTGCCCCCGGCGGTGCGCAGGTGGCCGTGGGAGCGCACGCTTCCCGTCCAGGAGTGTCCGTCCCGTTGA
- a CDS encoding DUF2630 family protein, with the protein MKDDDILTHIHELIAEEHGLRQRLASGGISSHEENNRITQLEEALDQAWDLLRQRRARREFGEDPDSAAPRTIDEVEEYRQ; encoded by the coding sequence ATGAAGGACGACGACATCCTCACCCATATCCACGAGCTCATCGCCGAGGAGCACGGCCTCCGGCAGCGGCTGGCCTCCGGCGGGATCTCCTCACACGAGGAGAACAACCGGATCACCCAGTTGGAGGAGGCCCTCGACCAGGCCTGGGATCTGCTCAGGCAGCGCCGGGCACGCCGGGAGTTCGGGGAGGATCCCGACTCGGCCGCGCCCAGGACGATCGACGAGGTCGAGGAGTATCGCCAGTAG
- a CDS encoding DeoR/GlpR family DNA-binding transcription regulator, translated as MLSEKRRSTLLHHVRSNGSISVENLAELLNVSVSTVRRDLDDMDGRGLLRRVHGGALAVDGDEVPVPVETSITERAVRNLEEKRRIAAKAVELITPGSTILLTGGSTTAQMVPHLSAAPDVTVVTNSIAIAYEIGTTTEDVQVLVLGGLMRNVELSLLGHLTTQALADIHIDQAFFSAYGLDPEYGMLGAHLAEAETDRNMITTARRLTVLADHSKFSRRSAVRIAPVSRIDTVVTGQDAPEEAVAALRAHDITVFRA; from the coding sequence ATGCTGAGCGAGAAGCGCAGAAGCACGCTGCTGCACCATGTCCGGAGCAACGGGTCGATCAGCGTGGAAAACCTCGCCGAACTGCTGAACGTCAGCGTCTCGACGGTCCGTCGCGACCTGGACGACATGGACGGGCGAGGCCTGCTGCGCCGGGTGCACGGCGGGGCGCTGGCCGTCGACGGTGACGAGGTGCCGGTGCCTGTTGAGACCTCGATAACGGAGCGGGCCGTCCGCAATCTTGAGGAGAAGCGGCGCATCGCCGCAAAAGCAGTCGAGCTCATCACGCCGGGCAGCACCATCCTGCTCACCGGCGGCTCCACCACCGCCCAGATGGTGCCGCACCTGAGTGCGGCACCCGACGTCACCGTGGTCACCAACTCGATCGCGATCGCCTACGAGATCGGCACCACCACCGAGGACGTGCAGGTGCTGGTGCTCGGCGGCCTCATGCGCAACGTCGAGCTCTCCCTGCTCGGCCACCTGACCACCCAGGCCCTGGCCGACATCCACATCGACCAGGCCTTCTTCAGCGCCTACGGCCTCGACCCCGAGTACGGCATGCTCGGGGCCCATCTCGCCGAGGCCGAGACGGACCGCAATATGATCACGACCGCCCGTCGCCTGACGGTGCTGGCCGACCACAGCAAGTTCAGCCGCCGCAGTGCCGTGCGCATCGCGCCGGTGTCCCGTATCGACACCGTGGTCACCGGCCAGGACGCCCCCGAGGAGGCGGTGGCGGCGCTCCGCGCCCACGACATCACCGTCTTCCGGGCCTGA
- a CDS encoding SIS domain-containing protein, translated as MTTPQPVLARHTQAEVDSQPEVWQRVVDAAQSLSAILPRSGANVLGAGCGTSYYILDSYAHLRQRLGQGRTRAVIATELDDTDPYDVAILLSRSGTTSDLVRLARELSERMTTIAVTGTPGSPITEVTHRHVLLDFADERSVVQTRFATSALTLLRASAGEDVAALPAQAAAALDEPPVADPADYDHLVFLGTGWSRGLADEAALKCREAARLWTESYATLEYRHGPIACAGPRSLVWSFAPLPADVVAAITATGATLRVAAADPQAELVRVHRLAIAYARARGLECDTPEHLSRAVVVE; from the coding sequence GTGACCACGCCCCAGCCCGTACTCGCCCGCCACACGCAGGCCGAGGTCGACAGTCAGCCGGAGGTCTGGCAGCGGGTCGTCGACGCCGCCCAGAGTCTGAGCGCGATCCTGCCCCGGTCCGGAGCCAATGTGCTCGGGGCCGGCTGCGGCACCTCCTACTACATCCTCGACTCCTACGCGCACCTGCGGCAGCGCCTCGGCCAGGGCAGGACCCGCGCGGTGATCGCCACCGAGCTCGACGACACCGACCCCTATGACGTGGCCATCCTGCTGTCCCGCTCCGGCACGACCAGCGACCTCGTCCGGCTGGCACGGGAGCTGTCGGAGCGCATGACCACGATCGCGGTGACCGGCACCCCCGGCTCTCCGATCACCGAGGTCACCCACCGGCACGTCCTGCTCGACTTCGCCGACGAGCGCTCCGTGGTGCAGACCCGCTTCGCCACCTCCGCCCTCACCCTGCTGCGCGCCTCGGCGGGCGAAGACGTGGCTGCGCTGCCCGCCCAGGCCGCCGCGGCACTCGACGAGCCGCCGGTCGCCGATCCGGCGGACTACGACCACCTGGTCTTCCTCGGCACCGGCTGGAGCCGGGGCCTGGCCGACGAGGCCGCGCTCAAGTGCCGGGAGGCCGCCCGGCTGTGGACCGAGTCCTACGCCACGCTGGAATACCGCCACGGTCCCATCGCCTGCGCGGGCCCGCGCAGCCTGGTCTGGTCGTTCGCCCCGCTGCCCGCCGACGTCGTCGCCGCGATCACGGCCACCGGGGCGACCCTGCGCGTGGCCGCCGCCGACCCGCAGGCCGAGCTGGTACGGGTTCATCGCCTCGCGATCGCCTACGCCCGCGCCCGCGGACTGGAGTGCGACACGCCCGAGCACCTGTCCCGCGCGGTCGTCGTCGAATAG
- a CDS encoding 1-phosphofructokinase family hexose kinase gives MIVTVTLNPALDVTYRLDALTLDATNRVAEVACRAGGKGVNVARLLHGLSGGPATAGGLPGGPEGGDGAFPEEFGGSEVVAVGLAGGTAGTAFLADLDEAGLAYAFVPCAAETRRTVAVVDSGAATVTMLNEPGPVVTPAEWQALCHRLEGLLPEATVVVLSGSLPPGLPPDAYATLVRQAERHGVPAVLDADGGALLAALSAGPEIVKPNISELARALTARHGAPGSGEPAGPPDAAGGAAWMRQEGARAVVVSDGPRGLYADTPDGRWRAVPPEVRGGNPTGAGDAAVAALALGLALGWDWPRTLVRAAALSAAAVRHPLAGQIDPAVYLDHVGRVRLERARSESEDSQCR, from the coding sequence GTGATCGTCACCGTCACCCTCAACCCGGCGCTCGACGTCACCTACCGTCTCGACGCGCTGACCCTCGACGCCACCAACCGGGTCGCCGAGGTGGCCTGCCGCGCCGGGGGAAAAGGCGTCAACGTGGCCCGGCTGCTGCACGGCCTCTCCGGGGGGCCCGCGACGGCAGGCGGACTCCCCGGCGGGCCCGAAGGAGGAGACGGCGCCTTCCCGGAAGAGTTCGGGGGGTCGGAGGTGGTGGCCGTCGGACTGGCCGGGGGAACGGCCGGGACGGCGTTCCTGGCCGACCTCGACGAGGCCGGGCTCGCATACGCGTTCGTGCCGTGTGCGGCGGAGACCCGCCGCACGGTCGCCGTCGTCGACAGCGGCGCCGCCACGGTGACCATGCTCAACGAGCCGGGGCCGGTCGTCACCCCGGCCGAGTGGCAGGCGCTGTGCCACCGGCTGGAGGGGCTCCTCCCCGAGGCCACGGTCGTCGTGCTGAGCGGCAGCCTGCCCCCCGGGCTGCCCCCGGACGCCTACGCCACGCTCGTCAGGCAGGCGGAGCGGCACGGCGTGCCCGCCGTCCTCGACGCGGACGGCGGTGCGCTCCTCGCCGCCCTCTCCGCCGGTCCCGAGATCGTGAAACCCAACATCTCCGAGCTGGCCCGGGCGCTGACCGCTCGGCACGGCGCACCCGGATCCGGTGAACCCGCGGGCCCGCCGGACGCGGCTGGGGGAGCGGCGTGGATGCGGCAGGAAGGGGCGCGCGCGGTGGTGGTGTCGGACGGTCCACGCGGTCTGTACGCCGACACCCCCGACGGGCGGTGGCGGGCCGTGCCGCCGGAGGTGCGGGGCGGCAACCCCACCGGGGCGGGCGACGCGGCCGTGGCCGCGCTGGCACTCGGCCTCGCCCTGGGCTGGGACTGGCCCCGCACGCTCGTCCGGGCCGCCGCCCTGTCGGCCGCCGCCGTCCGTCACCCGCTGGCGGGACAGATCGACCCGGCGGTTTATCTCGACCACGTGGGCCGCGTCCGCCTGGAACGCGCCCGGAGCGAAAGTGAGGACAGTCAGTGCCGTTGA
- a CDS encoding class II fructose-bisphosphate aldolase, whose protein sequence is MPLTPTGELVAEAARAGRGVGAFNVIQVEHAEGIVSGAQHAGRPVILQISENTVAYHGALAPIGAACLAIARAAAVPVAVHLDHATRADLVDEAVELGFGSVMFDASALPYEANVAATAEVAARVRRRGVFVEAELGEVGGKDGVHAPGARTEPEQAAGYVAATGVDALAVAVGSSHAMLTRDAVLDLDLIAELRRAVPVPLVLHGSSGVPDDGLALAVRHGMTKVNIATHLNKAFTAAVRDRLAARREKVDPRDYLGAARDAVAAQVAHLLGVLDPTHRGAGT, encoded by the coding sequence GTGCCGTTGACACCGACCGGTGAGCTGGTCGCCGAGGCCGCGCGGGCCGGGCGAGGGGTGGGGGCGTTCAACGTCATCCAGGTCGAGCACGCCGAGGGCATCGTCTCCGGTGCGCAGCACGCCGGGAGACCGGTGATCCTGCAGATCAGCGAGAACACCGTCGCCTACCACGGCGCGCTGGCGCCGATCGGGGCCGCGTGCCTGGCCATCGCGCGGGCGGCCGCCGTACCGGTCGCGGTCCACCTCGATCACGCGACCCGCGCCGACCTGGTCGACGAGGCGGTGGAGCTGGGTTTCGGCTCGGTCATGTTCGACGCCTCCGCGCTGCCCTACGAGGCCAACGTGGCGGCGACGGCGGAGGTGGCCGCCCGGGTGCGGCGGCGCGGGGTCTTCGTGGAGGCCGAACTCGGCGAGGTCGGCGGCAAGGACGGCGTGCACGCGCCCGGAGCGCGCACCGAGCCGGAGCAGGCCGCCGGCTACGTGGCGGCTACGGGAGTGGACGCGCTCGCGGTGGCCGTCGGCTCCTCGCACGCGATGCTCACCCGCGACGCCGTGCTCGATCTCGACCTCATCGCCGAACTCCGCAGGGCCGTTCCGGTCCCGCTCGTGCTGCACGGCTCCTCGGGTGTGCCCGACGACGGCCTCGCGCTGGCCGTACGGCACGGCATGACGAAGGTCAACATCGCCACCCACCTCAACAAGGCGTTCACCGCGGCCGTCCGGGACAGGCTCGCCGCCCGGCGCGAGAAGGTCGACCCGCGCGACTACCTCGGTGCCGCCCGTGACGCGGTCGCCGCCCAGGTCGCCCACCTGCTGGGCGTTCTGGACCCGACCCATCGGGGAGCCGGCACCTGA